In Erigeron canadensis isolate Cc75 chromosome 6, C_canadensis_v1, whole genome shotgun sequence, the following are encoded in one genomic region:
- the LOC122604227 gene encoding vicilin-like seed storage protein At2g18540 has protein sequence MKTMVTNIQKQMERQALEAERREQARQKRAEERQKRAEEREKLAGKREREQYDEMKTMVTNIQKQMERQALEAELCEQTREKGAEEREKLADEREKEQYDEMKTMVTNIQNQMERQALEAERCEQAREKLAEEREKLAEKREREQYDEMKTMVTNIQKQMKRQALEAECREQSKEKLVEEKQKLAENRERKQHNEMKTMVTNIQKQMECQKLEAECREQAREKLAEKRERKQFDEMKTMVTNLQKQMEHQALEAERREQAREKLAEKSEKIAEKREKKTI, from the coding sequence ATGAAGACAATGGTTACCAACATACAAAAGCAGATGGAACGACAGGCGTTAGAGGCAGAACGTCGAGAACAAGCTAGACAAAAGAGAGCAGAAGAAAGACAAAAGAGAgcagaagagagagaaaagctagcaggaaagagagaaagagaacaaTACGACGAAATGAAGACAATGGTTACCAACATACAAAAGCAGATGGAACGACAGGCATTAGAGGCAGAACTTTGTGAACAAACTAGAGAAAAGGGAgcagaagaaagagaaaagctAGCAGACGAAAGAGAAAAAGAACAATACGATGAAATGAAGACAATGGTTACCAACATACAAAATCAGATGGAACGGCAAGCATTAGAGGCAGAACGTTGTGAACAAGCTAGAGAAAAGTTAgcagaagaaagagaaaagctagcagaaaaaagagaaagagaacaaTATGACGAAATGAAGACGATGGTTACCAACATACAAAAGCAGATGAAACGTCAGGCATTAGAGGCAGAATGCCGTGAACAATCTAAAGAAAAGCTAgtagaagaaaaacaaaagcttGCAGAAAACAGAGAAAGAAAGCAGCACAATGAAATGAAGACGATGGTTACCAACATTCAAAAGCAGATGGAATGTCAGAAGTTAGAGGCAGAATGCCGTGAACAAGCTAGAGAAAAGCTAGCAGAAAAACGAGAAAGAAAACAGTTCGACGAAATGAAGACAATGGTTACCAACTTACAAAAGCAGATGGAACATCAGGCTTTAGAGGCAGAACGCCGTGAACAAGCCAGAGAAAAGCTAGCAGAAAAAAGCGAAAAGATAGcggaaaaaagagaaaaaaaaacgatATGA